A single window of Loxodonta africana isolate mLoxAfr1 chromosome 10, mLoxAfr1.hap2, whole genome shotgun sequence DNA harbors:
- the INAFM2 gene encoding putative transmembrane protein INAFM2, which produces MKERDAAPAERGKPATYTGDKKAKMAAKTNKKWVRLATVFAYVLSVSLAAIVLAVYYSLIWQPVGAGTSGGAAGPPPGGSNATSPYGTSGAAPGPNATGSSRREAPRDAPPLQAAQPAPPEPPADSPPTGPLERPQGPDEDEEEAAAAPGSR; this is translated from the coding sequence ATGAAGGAGCGCGACGCGGCCCCGGCCGAGCGGGGCAAGCCGGCCACCTACACCGGGGACAAGAAGGCGAAGATGGCGGCCAAGACCAACAAGAAGTGGGTCCGGCTCGCCACCGTGTTCGCCTACGTGCTCTCCGTGTCGCTGGCCGCCATCGTGCTCGCCGTCTACTACAGCCTCATCTGGCAGCCGGTGGGCGCCGGGACCTCAGGGGGAGCCGCCGGCCCGCCCCCCGGCGGCTCCAACGCCACCAGCCCGTACGGGACTTCGGGGGCGGCGCCGGGGCCCAACGCCACGGGGTCGTCCCGCCGCGAGGCGCCGCGCGACGCGCCCCCGCTGCAGGCGGCGCAGCCCGCGCCTCCGGAGCCCCCCGCCGACAGCCCCCCGACCGGGCCGCTCGAGCGGCCGCAGGGACCGGACGAGGACGAGGAGGAAGCGGCAGCGGCGCCCGGGAGTCGCTGA